Part of the Natrialbaceae archaeon AArc-T1-2 genome, AACTGGCGGGTCTCGAGGTCCGTGCCGAGCCCGAGGGTGCTGGCGAGCCGTGGCGGAATCGCCTCCTCCTCGTAGGGCGGGGTCGTCGTTCCGATCAGCAACGCCCCGATCTCGTCGGCGTCGACGTCGCCGGCTGCGAGCGCGAGTGCCGCCGCCTCGTGGGCCATCGTCAACGCGTCTTCGTCGCCCGCGGGGACCGCCGTCTCGGAGATGCCCGCGCCGTGGAACTGGCCCCAAGCTTCTTCGACGGCCTCGGCGGTCAGCCGGTAGCGGGGCGCGTACGCGCCGACGCTTGCGATCCCGGTCATCGTTTCACCCCCTCGTTCTCGAAGACGTGAATGGCCGTCGCACCGCCGCTGCCGCCGACGTTGTGGGTGAGACCGTATGTGGGTTCCTCGAGCTGGCGGTCGCCCGCCTGGCCGGTGAGCTGGTCGAAGGCCTCGACGACCTGGCCGGCACCGGTCGCGCCGATCGGGTGGCCCTTCGATTTGAGTCCGCCGGAGGTGTTGACCGGCAGCTCGCCGTCGGGATCGGTGACGCCCTCCCGCAGCAGACGGGGAGCCTCGCCGGGCTCACAGAAGCCGAGATCCTCGTAGGCGATCAGTTCCGCGATGGCGAAGCAGTCGTGGACCTCCGCGAAGTCGAGGTCGTCGGGCTCGATGCCGGCCCGATCGTAGGCGGTCTCGGCGGCGACCTGCGAGGCGGAGATGCCGGTGTAGCTGTCTCGTTCGGCCAGTCCGACACGTTCGCTCGCTGCGCCCACGCCCGCGACGCGAACGCGTTCGTCGGTGTACTCGGAGACGACATCCTCGCTCGCGAGCAAGACGACGGCCGCTCCGTCGGAGGTCGGACAGCAGTGATAGAGGTTCAACGGCTCGGCGACCGCCGGCGCACCCGTGGCCTCCTCGAGCGAGCACTCGAAGCCGAGGTGGGCCTTCGGATTTTTCGCGCCATTTTTGTGGTTTTTCACCGCGACCCGG contains:
- a CDS encoding thiolase domain-containing protein; translated protein: MRDVYVIGAGQTAFGAFPDRSYRDLFAKAYAAARDSVEYGIDTDEIDEAVVGSLGVGGRQLGLSGPAVTEHVGLHNTPCSRIENACAAGGFAVRQGVQAIKSGLADVVLASGYEVMSDMSGDVTKYWLGVSGETEWERLTGTTFSGVYAQMASVYMDEYDATNEDLSRVAVKNHKNGAKNPKAHLGFECSLEEATGAPAVAEPLNLYHCCPTSDGAAVVLLASEDVVSEYTDERVRVAGVGAASERVGLAERDSYTGISASQVAAETAYDRAGIEPDDLDFAEVHDCFAIAELIAYEDLGFCEPGEAPRLLREGVTDPDGELPVNTSGGLKSKGHPIGATGAGQVVEAFDQLTGQAGDRQLEEPTYGLTHNVGGSGGATAIHVFENEGVKR